The following proteins are co-located in the Noviherbaspirillum sp. UKPF54 genome:
- a CDS encoding lipid A deacylase LpxR family protein, translating to MRHSFLKPIAGCLLLTACAAALAGSSDDLFSDYRKVSTEGKTSHIIDIDNDTLLLNNSDGFYTSGMRYAQAHTLADGARATTFGWRIGQELYTASDIKLPPELIGPPDHPYAGWLYGGFFKEVSQADGGYTRLGIDIGCLGPCAGGEWTQRNFHRVINQPLPRGWSKQVRNEAGVVLYADVAPARWTPGASLDVTPRFNARFGNIYTDAGAGLTVRAGRLNLLPNQRTFHGFVRADVHAVGYNATLQGGYFSDNNPHTVTPRRWVGEAEAGIVWQGEQFGARVGLVRRSNEIRDLSNSIGAQDFLRLQFSYTP from the coding sequence ATGCGCCATTCATTCCTGAAACCGATTGCCGGATGTCTGCTGTTGACCGCATGCGCTGCCGCGCTTGCCGGAAGTTCCGATGACCTGTTCTCCGATTACCGCAAGGTCAGCACTGAAGGCAAGACTTCGCACATCATCGACATCGACAATGACACGCTGCTGTTGAACAATAGCGACGGCTTTTACACCAGCGGCATGCGCTACGCCCAGGCGCACACGCTAGCCGACGGTGCGCGCGCCACGACGTTCGGCTGGCGCATCGGACAGGAACTGTATACGGCGTCCGACATCAAGCTCCCGCCGGAGCTGATCGGACCGCCCGACCATCCCTATGCCGGTTGGCTGTATGGCGGGTTTTTCAAGGAAGTCAGCCAGGCCGACGGCGGGTATACCCGGCTCGGCATCGATATCGGCTGCTTGGGCCCTTGCGCCGGCGGCGAATGGACGCAGAGGAATTTTCATCGCGTGATCAACCAGCCCCTGCCGCGCGGCTGGAGCAAGCAGGTGAGGAACGAGGCAGGCGTGGTGCTGTACGCCGATGTCGCTCCGGCGCGCTGGACGCCTGGTGCGTCGCTCGACGTCACGCCGCGCTTCAATGCGCGCTTCGGCAATATCTATACGGATGCCGGCGCCGGCCTGACCGTGCGCGCCGGACGGCTCAACCTGCTGCCGAACCAGCGGACTTTCCATGGTTTTGTCCGGGCCGACGTGCACGCGGTCGGGTACAACGCGACACTGCAGGGTGGTTATTTTTCAGACAATAATCCGCATACGGTGACGCCCAGGCGCTGGGTCGGCGAAGCCGAAGCCGGCATCGTCTGGCAAGGCGAGCAGTTCGGTGCCCGGGTGGGGCTGGTTCGGCGCAGCAACGAAATCCGGGATTTGTCCAATTCCATCGGCGCACAGGATTTTCTGCGCTTGCAGTTTTCCTATACGCCCTGA
- a CDS encoding alpha/beta fold hydrolase yields the protein MTKPILHFVHANSYPAGTYRLFFEHLKKNYEVQALDMHAHNPAYPVRNGWNALAQELVDELAARYTQPAILVGHSMGGMLSLMAAKARPELVRCVVLLDSPVVAGWRALLLGVAKRTGVDKKFSPAQFSENRRNLWPDAEAAYQHYASKPMFAAWPPEVLRDYIEHGLMPHPQGVTLRFTRETETAVYRSLPHHIGTMVRRGFPTPVGFVGGAASAECRQAGLAATRRLVGRHFMLVAGGHLFPMESPATAAHAVHAMIQSLLHS from the coding sequence GCCGGGACCTATCGCTTGTTTTTTGAGCACCTGAAAAAGAACTACGAGGTGCAGGCGCTTGACATGCATGCGCACAATCCCGCCTACCCGGTGCGCAACGGCTGGAATGCGTTGGCGCAGGAACTGGTCGACGAACTGGCAGCGCGCTACACGCAACCGGCAATCCTGGTCGGGCATTCAATGGGCGGCATGCTGAGCCTGATGGCGGCGAAGGCGCGGCCGGAGCTGGTGCGCTGCGTCGTGCTGCTCGATTCACCGGTGGTCGCTGGCTGGCGTGCGCTACTGCTGGGCGTTGCGAAGCGAACCGGCGTCGACAAGAAGTTCTCGCCAGCGCAGTTCTCGGAAAACCGGCGCAATCTCTGGCCCGATGCCGAGGCGGCCTATCAGCATTACGCATCCAAGCCAATGTTCGCGGCATGGCCGCCGGAAGTCCTGCGCGACTATATCGAGCATGGGTTGATGCCCCATCCGCAGGGCGTCACCTTGCGCTTCACGCGCGAGACGGAAACCGCCGTCTATCGTAGCCTGCCGCATCACATCGGTACGATGGTGCGGCGCGGATTCCCGACCCCGGTCGGATTTGTCGGCGGAGCCGCCTCCGCCGAATGCCGCCAGGCCGGCCTTGCCGCCACCCGACGCCTGGTCGGGCGGCATTTCATGCTGGTCGCCGGCGGCCACCTGTTCCCGATGGAGTCGCCTGCCACCGCCGCGCATGCCGTACATGCGATGATCCAGTCACTGCTTCATTCCTGA
- the kdsA gene encoding 3-deoxy-8-phosphooctulonate synthase, protein MKLCGFEAGLDRPIFLIAGPCVIESQQMALDTAGRLKEITSELGIPFIYKSSFDKANRSSGSSFRGLGMDKGLEILADVKKQIGVPVLTDIHEIDEIKPVAAVVDVLQTPAFLCRQTDFIRACAQSGKPVNIKKGQFLAPGDMKNVIEKARAAAKEAGLEQDNFMACERGVSFGYNNLVSDMRSLAIMRETGCPVVFDATHSVQLPGGQGTSSGGQREFVPVLARAAVAAGIAGLFMETHPNPAEAKSDGPNAVPLNRMKDLLATLVELDRAVKKAGFLENDFS, encoded by the coding sequence ATGAAGCTTTGCGGTTTCGAAGCGGGGCTCGACCGTCCGATCTTCCTGATCGCCGGCCCGTGCGTGATCGAGTCGCAGCAGATGGCGCTCGATACCGCCGGTCGCCTGAAGGAGATTACGTCCGAACTGGGCATCCCGTTCATCTACAAATCCTCGTTCGACAAGGCCAACCGATCCTCCGGCTCGTCGTTTCGCGGACTCGGCATGGATAAGGGCCTGGAAATCCTGGCCGACGTCAAAAAGCAGATCGGCGTGCCGGTACTGACCGACATCCACGAGATCGACGAGATCAAGCCGGTGGCGGCCGTCGTCGATGTGCTGCAGACGCCTGCCTTCCTGTGCCGTCAGACCGATTTCATCCGTGCCTGCGCGCAGTCCGGCAAGCCGGTGAACATCAAGAAGGGCCAGTTCCTGGCGCCCGGCGACATGAAGAATGTCATCGAAAAGGCGCGCGCCGCAGCCAAGGAGGCGGGGCTGGAACAGGATAACTTCATGGCTTGCGAACGCGGCGTATCGTTCGGCTACAACAACCTGGTGTCCGACATGCGTTCGCTGGCGATCATGCGCGAAACCGGCTGCCCGGTCGTGTTCGACGCCACCCACTCGGTGCAATTGCCGGGCGGGCAGGGCACTTCGTCCGGCGGCCAGCGCGAGTTCGTGCCGGTACTGGCGCGCGCCGCGGTCGCCGCCGGCATCGCCGGCCTGTTCATGGAAACCCATCCGAATCCGGCTGAGGCCAAGTCCGACGGCCCGAATGCCGTGCCGCTGAACCGCATGAAGGACTTGCTTGCGACGCTGGTCGAACTGGATCGCGCCGTGAAAAAAGCGGGCTTCCTGGAAAACGACTTTTCGTAG
- a CDS encoding CTP synthase has product MTKFVFVTGGVVSSLGKGIAAASLAAILESRGLKVTLIKLDPYINVDPGTMSPFQHGEVFVTDDGAETDLDLGHYERFITAKMKKLNNFTTGQIYESVIRKERRGEYLGKTVQVIPHITNEIQDYIHRGAEGFDVALVEIGGTVGDIESLPFLEAARQLSLRAGRNETAFVHLTLVPYIASAGELKTKPTQHSVQKLREIGISPDALLCRADRRIPDDERAKISLFSNVREEAVISVWDADSIYKIPQMLHDQSLDKIICDKLGIEAKPADLSVWNKLVYALEHPKAEVTIGMVGKYVDLTESYKSLTEALRHAGIHTESRVNIEYIDSEEIEEKGVSNLAKYDAILVPGGFGKRGVEGKIAAARYARENKIPYLGICLGMQVALIEFARNKAGLTNANSTEFDPEAEHPVVALINEWQNHDGKVEKRDANSDLGGTMRLGAQTCAVKPGTISAEIYGNEVTERHRHRYEANNHYLGRVEEAGLVVAARTPNEGLCEIMELPRTGENAHPWFVGVQYHPEFKSTPRDGHPLFISFIKAALAHKQVEQQRKVA; this is encoded by the coding sequence ATGACCAAATTTGTATTCGTCACTGGCGGCGTCGTGTCGTCCCTCGGTAAAGGGATTGCCGCCGCATCTCTGGCTGCGATTCTCGAATCGCGCGGCCTCAAAGTCACCCTGATCAAGCTCGATCCGTACATCAACGTTGATCCGGGAACGATGAGCCCGTTCCAGCACGGCGAGGTGTTCGTCACCGACGACGGCGCCGAAACCGACCTCGACCTCGGTCACTATGAGCGTTTCATCACTGCCAAGATGAAAAAGCTCAACAACTTCACCACCGGCCAGATCTATGAATCCGTGATCCGCAAGGAACGTCGCGGCGAGTATCTGGGCAAGACCGTGCAGGTGATTCCGCATATCACCAACGAAATCCAGGATTACATCCATCGCGGCGCCGAAGGCTTCGATGTGGCGCTGGTGGAAATCGGCGGCACCGTGGGCGATATCGAATCGCTGCCGTTCCTTGAAGCCGCGCGCCAGCTGAGCCTGCGCGCCGGGCGTAACGAGACCGCATTCGTGCACCTGACCCTGGTGCCGTATATTGCGTCCGCCGGCGAACTGAAGACTAAGCCGACCCAGCACAGCGTGCAGAAGCTGCGCGAAATCGGCATCTCGCCCGACGCGCTGTTGTGCCGCGCCGATCGCCGCATTCCGGACGACGAGCGCGCCAAGATTTCGCTGTTCTCCAATGTGCGGGAAGAGGCGGTCATTTCGGTCTGGGATGCGGATTCCATCTACAAGATCCCGCAGATGCTGCACGACCAGAGCCTGGACAAGATCATTTGCGACAAGCTTGGCATCGAGGCCAAACCCGCAGACCTGTCGGTATGGAACAAGCTGGTCTATGCGCTGGAGCATCCGAAGGCCGAAGTCACGATCGGCATGGTCGGCAAGTACGTCGATCTGACCGAGTCCTACAAGTCGCTGACCGAAGCGCTGCGCCATGCCGGCATCCACACCGAGAGCCGCGTCAATATCGAGTACATCGACTCCGAGGAAATCGAGGAGAAGGGCGTTTCCAACCTGGCGAAATACGACGCGATCCTGGTTCCGGGCGGCTTCGGCAAGCGCGGCGTGGAAGGCAAGATCGCCGCGGCACGCTATGCACGCGAAAACAAGATTCCTTACCTCGGCATCTGCCTCGGCATGCAGGTTGCGCTGATCGAATTCGCACGCAACAAGGCGGGCCTGACAAATGCCAATTCGACCGAGTTTGATCCGGAAGCGGAACACCCGGTGGTTGCGCTGATTAACGAATGGCAGAACCACGACGGCAAGGTCGAAAAGCGCGACGCGAACTCCGACCTCGGCGGCACCATGCGCTTGGGCGCGCAAACCTGCGCGGTCAAGCCGGGCACGATTTCCGCCGAAATCTACGGCAATGAAGTGACCGAGCGCCATCGCCATCGCTACGAAGCGAACAACCATTACCTCGGCCGCGTGGAAGAAGCCGGCCTGGTCGTGGCGGCACGCACCCCGAACGAAGGTCTGTGCGAAATCATGGAACTGCCGCGCACCGGCGAAAATGCGCATCCGTGGTTCGTCGGCGTGCAGTATCACCCGGAGTTCAAGTCGACTCCGCGCGACGGCCATCCGTTGTTCATTTCCTTCATCAAGGCGGCGCTGGCGCACAAGCAGGTAGAGCAGCAAAGGAAAGTGGCATGA